One window of the Babesia bovis T2Bo chromosome 2, whole genome shotgun sequence genome contains the following:
- a CDS encoding N2N2-dimethylguanosine tRNA methyltransferase family protein, with product MEETGTVTEGLVTVSSLSVDGQPLFYNPPQVFNRDLSLIVLKTFVEYEKDRAATLVSSNGNSVVKDFVGVNVLEMLAATGIRSIRYLKELGDYVNHVYINDLDYNSASAIAINCRNNGISESRYRAICADGNQLAQLLTPPADVLRLMLMNGHIQKVPCGHLPNKDFTGHEEYNNRVERFLDVIAVSARSVDSTKYRNVIDVIDVDPYSTATVFLDSAIRCVKSGGMLFVTSTDMPTLCGNNPLVSFYKYGGSSIKATFCHELSLRILLYTIATTASKYQRVMEPMISVSADFYVRVFVRITSNALECKRLSEKCGILLLCAQCASFRIIKLGEFSAPKQRPASLPSDVTGTCDECNGRLKIGGPLYIGPLHNQDFVRAALRNAQDAKDTLPGVTQNAKIIGTLSAISEEIDGAPLYYNIPYHCQRWKLTTISPVVFKSCLEKLGYRASHFHREPQSLKTDAPNKVVMDIIRQHAIDHSKTTDHPFFKTPIQTTGIDLSEPEQTVKKSVARWLQNPTSHWGPKKMHRQAASSRAILQKENEPME from the exons ATGGAAGAAACAGGCACTGTTACTGAGGGATTAGTTACGGTCAGCAGCCTGTCTGTTGATGGGCAACCTCTGTTCTATAACCCTCCGCAAGTCTTCAACCGTGATTTATCGTTAATAGTACTCAAAACGTTTGTGGAATATGAAAAAGATCGAGCTGCTACTTTGGTATCATCCAATGGCAATTCAGTTGTCAAAGACTTTGTCGGAGTCAACGTTCTGGAGATGCTAGCGGCAACAG GGATACGAAGTATTAGGTACCTCAAGGAACTAGGGGACTATGTTAACCATGTCTACATAAATGACTTAGATTACAATTCGGCGAGCGCTATTGCTATCAATTGCAGGAATAATGGCATCAGCGAATCACGTTATCGGGCAATATGTGCTGACGGTAACCAGTTAGCACAGCTGTTGACACCACCAGCTGATGTACTGCGGCTGATGCTAATGAATGGACATATACAGAAAGTGCCTTGTGGACATTTACCCAATAAAGATTTTACAGGACATGAGGAGTACAACAACAGAGTTGAACGCTTCCTTGATGTTATCGCAGTCAGTGCCCGAAGTGTGGATAGCACtaaatatcgcaatgtaATCGACGTAATTGATGTCGATCCGTATTCAACAGCTACTGTGTTCCTCGATTCGGCAATCCGATGTGTAAAAAGCGGCGGAATGCTTTTCGTTACATCCACGGATATGCCAACTCTCTGTGGGAATAACCCTCTCGTGTCATTTTACAAGTACGGTGGATCCAGCATCAAGGCTACATTTTGCCATGAACTATCACTAAGGATTCTACTGTACACCATTGCAACTACAGCTTCCAAGTACCAGCGTGTTATGGAGCCTATGATATCCGTAAGTGCTGACTTTTACGTTCGCGTGTTTGTGAGAATTACAAGCAACGCTCTGGAGTGTAAACGCTTAAGTGAGAAATGTGGCATCCTACTACTATGTGCTCAGTGCGCGTCATTCCGCATTATAAAACTTGGCGAGTTCAGCGCACCTAAACAGCGCCCAGCATCGCTACCTAGCGACGTTACTGGCACCTGCGATGAATGTAACGGCCGCCTGAAAATAGGCGGTCCTTTGTACATTGGGCCATTACACAACCAGGATTTTGTCAGGGCTGCGCTTAGGAATGCACAAGACGCTAAGGATACGCTACCCGGAGTTACGCAGAATGCTAAGATCATAGGTACGCTCTCGGCGATATCTGAG GAAATTGACGGGGCACCGCTATactataacataccctaTCACTGCCAGCGCTGGAAGCTAACCACCATTAGCCCAGTGGTGTTCAAGAGTTGCCTTGAGAAACTAGGATACAGGGCATCACACTTCCACAGGGAGCCTCAATCGTTGAAGACGGATGCACCTAATAAAGTGGTAATGGATATTATACGTCAGCATGCCATTGACCACAGTAAAACCACTGACCATCCGTTTTTCAAGACTCCCATACAGACTACTGGAATAGATTTGTCAGAACCGGAACAGACGGTAAAGAAATCTGTAGCGAGGTGGCTACAGAATCCAACGAGTCATTGGGGTCCGAAGAAAATGCATCGCCAAGCAGCATCGTCTAGAGCAATACTGCAAAAAGAGAACGAACCTATGGAATAA
- a CDS encoding Ras family protein → MIEEKIDATGIPLFRVTFLGAHGVGKTCLINAIMNNVLPRLYQPTLLPELYYFLLRLSYDHPISGNEFEDINAFCFELEDTCADGDVRGLIDMTKARWTFESGMDDYTPFGIFKEPLLPMSKGERFRPVSQNRMAFLVVFDASNEDSYKYAISLAEYIIQNYSYVGATQPVVCLVGNKCDLVQDDIPLWQDAEGFSQKYTVPIYRVSAQFNRNVAKMVRDLAMILYGTLGLWEIVTHST, encoded by the coding sequence ATGATTGAAGAGAAAATTGACGCTACGGGAATACCGCTTTTCAGGGTAACCTTTCTAGGTGCCCATGGCGTTGGTAAAACATGTTTGATCAATGCTATAATGAACAATGTATTACCACGTTTGTATCAGCCTACATTATTACCTGAGTTGTATTATTTCTTGCTCAGGTTGTCTTATGACCATCCTATATCCGGTAACGAATTTGAGGATATCAATGCATTCTGCTTTGAACTTGAAGACACCTGTGCAGATGGCGACGTTCGTGGCTTAATAGACATGACAAAAGCTCGTTGGACATTTGAGAGTGGTATGGACGACTATACTCCCTTTGGTATTTTCAAAGAACCACTATTACCGATGTCTAAAGGAGAGCGCTTTAGACCTGTATCGCAGAATCGCATGGCATTTCTTGTGGTATTCGACGCTAGCAATGAGGATAGTTACAAATATGCGATTTCACTAGCTGAGTATATCATACAAAACTACAGCTACGTCGGTGCTACGCAGCCTGTAGTATGCCTTGTTGGCAACAAGTGCGACCTTGTTCAAGATGACATTCCCTTATGGCAGGACGCTGAGGGATTCAGCCAAAAGTATACCGTGCCCATATACCGTGTATCGGCCCAATTCAATCGCAACGTAGCTAAGATGGTCCGTGACCTGGCTATGATTCTGTACGGTACATTAGGGCTATGGGAAATTGTAACTCATAGTACATAA